The Imtechella halotolerans DNA window ATCATGGGTCATAAAAAATAGATCTAACAATTCTCTATATGACACTATAGCCGGCTGAAAACGAATTCTGATAACTTCAGCATGACCTGTTCTGCCAGTACAAATTTCTCGATATGCAGGGTTTTTTATGGTCCCTCCAGTATATCCTGGTGTAACGTCTAATACACCTGGTACCCGTTTAAACACAGCCTCTGTACACCAAAAACATCCACCTGCTAAATAAGCAATTTCAAACTCTGCATTCATATATTTTCATTTCTATGGTAGGTAAAGGTACATTTTCTTTCACAGAAAAGGTAATTAATCGTGAACCTACCCAACCCCATTTTAACGTTTGCTTAGCATTTCAAAGAGTCAAAGTCTGTTAGATTTGTGTTAACAAAACCAAAACCAACAAGACCATGCGCTATGACTACAACCGTATAAACGTAGTTGTCATTTTACTAATATCACTTATTTCTTATTCCACATCATTGGCTCAAGAGAGAAAATCTATTCAAGCCGTTAGAATTCAAACAGCACCAAAAATAGATGGAATACTTACTGATGATGTGTGGCAACATATACCAGCTTCTGGTAATTTTATTGGCCATGAACCTCATAATGGGAAAGAAGAAAGAACCACTCATCCCACGCAGGTTAAAGTTGCTTACAATGATGAGGCTATTTACATAGCAGCCTATCTATATGATAATGAACCAAATAAAATACTTAGACAATTTACTCAACGTGATGATGTTTTTGAACAAAATGACGTTTTTGGAGTAATGATCAACACTCTAGACGATGGCATTAATGAAACACGGTTTTATGTTACATCCGCAGGAACTATTGGTGATTCTCGCAATAGCTTGGGCGAAGATGATTTTAGTTATAATGTAGTTTTTAAAGCAGAGATTTCATTTGATGAACAAGGTTGGTACGCTGAATTTGAAATTCCCTATAGTGCATTGCGCTTTCCTAGAAAGGAGCAACAGGAATGGGGGATTAATTTCTTTAGAGAAATAAAACATCTCAATGAAAATTATAGCTGGAATTTTATTAATAGAGAAATAGGAAACACCAATCAATATAACGGCAAATTAACTGGAATTACTGCTATTGATCCTCCTTTGAGATTGCAACTTTACCCTTTTTTACAAGGCACTTCAACTACCTTAAACAGTCTGACTCAGAATGATTTCTCTGCAGGAATGGATGTAAAATATGGATTAAGCGATAGTTTTACCTTAGATGCCACTTTAATTCCTGATTTCGGACAAGCAGCCTTCGATAACGTGGAGTTAAATCTATCCCCTTTTGAACAACAATTCTCTGAAAACCGACAATTCTTCACCGAAGGTACTGAACTATACAATAAAGGCAATCTATTTTATAGTCGTCGTGTTGGAGGAAGACCTTCTAGAATGGACACTGTCGAATCTCAACTATATGATAACGAAATAATTACAAACAATCCTTCGAAGGTAGAACTCATTAACGCACTAAAAATCTCAGGAAGAAATAAACATAATCTGGGCATTGGTCTCTTTAATGCCATCACCAAGGAAACGAAAGCTCATATTCTGAACACAGCCACCGGAGAGAAACGCAGTATTATCACAGAGCCACTTTCCAATTACAACATTCTAGTTTTGGATCAGCAGTTCAATAAAAACTCCTCGGTTACCCTTATTAATACAAATGTTACAAGAGCTGGCGACTTCAGAGATGCCAATGTAACAGGTGTTCTCTATAACATTTATAATTCTTCAAATACCTACAACTCTACAGGTGAGGTAAAAATGAGTCAGGTACGAGAAGATGGAACAACCAGTGGCATGCAAACGGCATTTTCACTTTCTAAAACCAAAGGAAAATTCAGATGGAGCCTAGCTCATGAACTCGCAAATAAAAGCTACAATCCGAATGATTTAGGAATATTATTTAGAAACAACTATAACAATTTTCAAGGTGAATTATCCTATAGAATTTTTCAACCTGTCGGGAAGTTTAATGATATGAATGTCCGACTGACCGTAAATCAAAATAGATTACTGGACCCTGGAGTACATACTATGACGTCTTTTGGCCTATCCACTTTCTTTTTTACAGTAAAAAGATTTGCCTTTGGAGGTGGAGCAAATTATAACACTCAATTCAAAGATTATTTTGAACCCCGTGTTCCTGGAAAGTATGTTCTTTATAATGCGAATGCTGGAGCGAATGCCTGGGTATCTTCGGATTATAGAAATAAGTTTGCCTATGATGTGAGAGCAAGTTTCCTTTCTTATAAAGAGGCTCCAATGAAAGGATATTCATTAACATTGGAACCAAGGTATCGCTTTTCCGATAAACTTCTGTTGGTTTGGAAGTCTATCTTTAATTTACAAGACAATTATTTTGGATTTGTCACTCGTACGGATGAAGATGTTATCTTAGGGCAAAGAGACGTAAAAAGTATAGAACATAGCTTACGCGGTAGTTATAATTTTGATCCTTATAAATCCATTAATCTACGTTTTAGAAATTTTTGGAGTACTGCCAACTACAGCTCTAATGAATATTTTACGCTAAACCCAGATGGAAGTAAAACTAGCACTAATTGGGACACTGACGTATATGATCCAAATACCAATTTCAATATTTGGAATATTGATCTTAGTTTTAACTGGCGATTTGCACCAGGAAGTGAAGCTATCCTACTTTATCGAAATCAGTTGTTTAATCAAGATAAGTTGGCAAATCTCGACTTTAATCAAAGTTTAGAAAATTTATTTAATCAACCAGCTTTACACTCATTTTCATTACGTTTAATTTATTATATAGATGTCAATAAAGCGCGGCAATTATTCAAAAGTTAGTAGGCTTTTTGTATTTTAACCGCTTGAAAGAATTCAGATGATCAAAGCAAAAAACATCCACAAAACATTTGGCTCTCTGGAAGTACTTAAGGGAGTGGATTTACATATTAAAAAGGGGGAAATTGTAGCTATTGTAGGTGCTTCAGGTGCAGGAAAAACTACCCTATTACAAATTTTAGGTACCTTGGATAGAATGACACCATCACATGGATCTTCTATTGAAATCAATGGGGTATCAGTAGAAAACCTAAATGACAAAAACCTAGCTAAATTCCGGAATGAGCACATTGGATTTATTTTCCAATTCCATCAGCTTTTACCCGAATTTACTGCTTTAGAAAATGTATGTATTCCAGCTTACATTAACAATGTTCCCAAAGAACAAGCTGAACATAGGGCTATTGAGCTTTTAACACATTTAGGATTGGCCACAAGACTACAACACAAACCTAGTGAACTCTCTGGGGGTGAGCAACAGCGTGTTGCGGTAGCTAGAGCGTTGATGAATAAACCTTCTATAATTTTTGCAGATGAACCAAGTGGAAACCTAGATTCCGAAAGTGCTGAAAAATTACACCGCCTATTTTTCGATTTACGTGATTCACTTGGACAAACATTTGTATTAGTGACGCACAATGAGCAATTAGCAGAAATGGCCGATAGAAAGCTTACGATGGTAGATGGTTTAATTGTAGATTCCATGTAATGAAGAATGAAATGCTTTCACTAGAAGACCTTAAAGTCTTTCTCGATGAAAAAGTAATTCAATACAATCAGACTCATTTTATTGATTCTGATCCTATACAAATACCCCATCGTTTCACCAAGAAGGAAGATATTGAAATTGCTGCATTCCTCTCAGCCACCATAGCATGGGGCAATAGAAAAATGATTATTTCAAATGCAGATCGAATGATGAATTTCATGGGACAAGCTCCCTATGATTTTGTTATGAACCATAGTCATATCGACCTAGAAAAGTTACATCCATTTGTTCATCGCACCTTTAATGGGGACGATTTTGTGGCATTTATAAAATCATTAAAATATATCTATTCACTCCATGGTGGATTGGAAGCTGTGTTTACCAACCATCAAGGACAAAATTCAATGCAAGAGGCTATAAGTCTATTTAAACAACTTTTTTTTGAAATCCCACATCCTTCAAGAAGTCAAAAACATATATCAGATCCTAATAGAGGTTCCGCCGCTAAACGCCTTAATATGTTCCTTAGATGGATGGTAAGACCTAATGACACTGGAGTTGATTTTGGACTTTGGAAAAACATTTCACCTGCCAAATTATCATGTCCATTAGATGTACATTCTGGTAATGTCGCACGAAAACTTGGGCTGCTTTCCAGAAAGCAAAATGATGGAAAAGCCTTAACTGAACTAGACACTTCCCTTAGGAAGCTCGATCCAAATGACCCAGTAAAGTATGATTTTGCGCTATTCGGTTTAGGTGTTTTTGAAAAATTTTAGGACAGTGCATTTAATTTTCAGTATTTTTATAACTGACAAAAACACACTTATGACCACTAAAACTACCTTTGCATTCCTATTTACTCTTATCTCACTACTTTCCTATTCCCAAAAAAGAACCATTCCGGTAGACACCTTAGCTATAACAACTGGACA harbors:
- a CDS encoding ABC transporter ATP-binding protein: MIKAKNIHKTFGSLEVLKGVDLHIKKGEIVAIVGASGAGKTTLLQILGTLDRMTPSHGSSIEINGVSVENLNDKNLAKFRNEHIGFIFQFHQLLPEFTALENVCIPAYINNVPKEQAEHRAIELLTHLGLATRLQHKPSELSGGEQQRVAVARALMNKPSIIFADEPSGNLDSESAEKLHRLFFDLRDSLGQTFVLVTHNEQLAEMADRKLTMVDGLIVDSM
- a CDS encoding DUF5916 domain-containing protein, producing MRYDYNRINVVVILLISLISYSTSLAQERKSIQAVRIQTAPKIDGILTDDVWQHIPASGNFIGHEPHNGKEERTTHPTQVKVAYNDEAIYIAAYLYDNEPNKILRQFTQRDDVFEQNDVFGVMINTLDDGINETRFYVTSAGTIGDSRNSLGEDDFSYNVVFKAEISFDEQGWYAEFEIPYSALRFPRKEQQEWGINFFREIKHLNENYSWNFINREIGNTNQYNGKLTGITAIDPPLRLQLYPFLQGTSTTLNSLTQNDFSAGMDVKYGLSDSFTLDATLIPDFGQAAFDNVELNLSPFEQQFSENRQFFTEGTELYNKGNLFYSRRVGGRPSRMDTVESQLYDNEIITNNPSKVELINALKISGRNKHNLGIGLFNAITKETKAHILNTATGEKRSIITEPLSNYNILVLDQQFNKNSSVTLINTNVTRAGDFRDANVTGVLYNIYNSSNTYNSTGEVKMSQVREDGTTSGMQTAFSLSKTKGKFRWSLAHELANKSYNPNDLGILFRNNYNNFQGELSYRIFQPVGKFNDMNVRLTVNQNRLLDPGVHTMTSFGLSTFFFTVKRFAFGGGANYNTQFKDYFEPRVPGKYVLYNANAGANAWVSSDYRNKFAYDVRASFLSYKEAPMKGYSLTLEPRYRFSDKLLLVWKSIFNLQDNYFGFVTRTDEDVILGQRDVKSIEHSLRGSYNFDPYKSINLRFRNFWSTANYSSNEYFTLNPDGSKTSTNWDTDVYDPNTNFNIWNIDLSFNWRFAPGSEAILLYRNQLFNQDKLANLDFNQSLENLFNQPALHSFSLRLIYYIDVNKARQLFKS
- a CDS encoding TIGR02757 family protein, with the protein product MKNEMLSLEDLKVFLDEKVIQYNQTHFIDSDPIQIPHRFTKKEDIEIAAFLSATIAWGNRKMIISNADRMMNFMGQAPYDFVMNHSHIDLEKLHPFVHRTFNGDDFVAFIKSLKYIYSLHGGLEAVFTNHQGQNSMQEAISLFKQLFFEIPHPSRSQKHISDPNRGSAAKRLNMFLRWMVRPNDTGVDFGLWKNISPAKLSCPLDVHSGNVARKLGLLSRKQNDGKALTELDTSLRKLDPNDPVKYDFALFGLGVFEKF